The nucleotide window ACAGCGCAGGCAGAGCCGGTGGTGCAGAAGCTCTACTCGGAATACGGGAACCGCGTGGAATTCATATTCAAGCCCTTCCCGCTCCCCGACCACCCGTACAGCAGCGAAGCCAGCCTCGCCTCGTGGTGCGCCTACGAGCAGGGAACCCAGCAATACATGCTCTTCAGGAAAAACCTGTTTGCGTTCCAGAGCGAATGGAGAAGCAAGGGGAACCAGAGCATAATCAGCGTCGCGGATTCGAGCGGCCTCAACATGAGCGCATTCTCATCCTGCTTCTCGAGCGCCAAGTACCAGAACAGGACCGACCAATTCGTGCAGGAAGGGAAGGAGATAGGGATATACGGAACCCCCACCTTCTTCATAGGCCCGAAAAGGTTCGTGGGTGCGGTCACTTACGAGGATTTGAGAAGCGCGATAGAGGAGGAATTAAAGAAATAGGAACAGGAATAAAGAACTGAAGCCAGCCAAGTGGTTTTTATGCTGAACGAAAAGATACGCGAGGATTTTCCCATACTCCAAAGGTACAAGGACCTCATATACCTGGACAACGCGTGCACCACGCTCAAGCCCAAACCAGTAATCAGGTCCATGATGGCCTATTACGAGGAATACGGCGGCTGCGCAGGCAGGAGCGCGCACATGCTTTCCAGGCTCGTAGCCGAAAAGCTGGACGAAGGCCGTGCAAGGATAGCCGCGTTCGTGGGCGCCAGGCCCGACAACGTGGTTTACACGAAGAACTGCACCGAAGCCATAAACCTCGTTGCAAAAACATTTGATTTCTCCAAAAGGAAGAAAGTGGTAGGGACCATCCTGGAGCACCACGCCTCCATGCTCCCCTTCGAGGTGAAGATGCTCAACAGGGAAATAGAGATGGTGCACGCGAAGCCGCTTCCGGACGGCACTTTCGACGCTTCGCAATACAACGAGCTGATAGACAGAAACACTGCCTTAGTTGCAGTCCACCACACGAACAACACTCTAGGCACGAAGAACCCTGTATCTGAAATCGCGAAAATAGCGCACGACAACGGCGCCCAGATTCTTGTGGACGCGGCCCAGGGCGTTCCCCACTCGGAAATAAATTTCCAGAAGATGGACGCTGACTACATGGCTTTTTCCGGGCACAAGATGCTCGGCCCAACAGGAATCGGCGCTCTAGTCGCCAAGAGCGAACTTCTTGAGCGCATGCCCCCGTTCCTAGTGGGCGGAGACACGATAGAGGAAGTGAAGCTCAATTCCATAATCTGGGCAAAGCCCCCGCGCAAGTTCGAGGCAGGAATCCAGCACTACGACGGCATGATAGGGCTGGGCGAGGCCGCGGAATACCTGAAGCGCCTCGGAATCCACAACGTGGAGAAGCACGAGCGCGAACTTGGAAAAATAGCCCTGGACGGCCTTTCAGAGGTGAAAAACCTGAAGGTTTACGGCCCGAA belongs to Candidatus Micrarchaeia archaeon and includes:
- a CDS encoding aminotransferase class V-fold PLP-dependent enzyme, coding for MLNEKIREDFPILQRYKDLIYLDNACTTLKPKPVIRSMMAYYEEYGGCAGRSAHMLSRLVAEKLDEGRARIAAFVGARPDNVVYTKNCTEAINLVAKTFDFSKRKKVVGTILEHHASMLPFEVKMLNREIEMVHAKPLPDGTFDASQYNELIDRNTALVAVHHTNNTLGTKNPVSEIAKIAHDNGAQILVDAAQGVPHSEINFQKMDADYMAFSGHKMLGPTGIGALVAKSELLERMPPFLVGGDTIEEVKLNSIIWAKPPRKFEAGIQHYDGMIGLGEAAEYLKRLGIHNVEKHERELGKIALDGLSEVKNLKVYGPKDAEKRTGIFTFNVRNVTPHQTALMLDKMKKIAVRAGVFCAQPGMDFLGACDGAVRASFYVYNTKSEAEIFVQEVKKIVELG